One window of Microcoleus vaginatus PCC 9802 genomic DNA carries:
- a CDS encoding DUF99 family protein codes for MKLADLLRLDRTIKVIGFDDAPFSRTSGSLVSIAGIVCGGTRFEGMVWGQVFPDGLDATDAISGLLLGGKFLPQLHLVLLDGIAFGGFNIIDLPELASRLQIPCVAVMRRQPDLAAVEKALRHLPDSEYRLELLRRAGKIHAFEPFFFQVCGEQPEVIALVLQRLTDTGKVPEALRLAHLIGAAVITGVSGSSA; via the coding sequence TTGAAACTGGCAGATTTGCTGAGGCTCGATCGCACAATTAAGGTTATTGGCTTTGACGACGCTCCGTTTTCTCGCACAAGCGGCAGTCTAGTGTCGATCGCGGGCATAGTCTGCGGGGGAACTCGATTTGAAGGAATGGTGTGGGGACAAGTTTTCCCAGACGGATTAGATGCCACGGATGCTATTTCTGGGCTACTCCTCGGAGGCAAATTTCTGCCGCAATTGCATCTGGTTTTGCTAGACGGAATTGCTTTCGGCGGCTTCAATATTATTGACCTTCCCGAGTTAGCATCGCGGCTGCAAATTCCTTGCGTTGCTGTCATGCGCCGCCAACCAGATTTAGCTGCTGTTGAAAAAGCGCTCCGCCATTTACCCGACTCGGAATACCGTTTAGAATTGTTGCGTCGCGCCGGGAAAATTCACGCTTTTGAACCTTTCTTTTTTCAAGTGTGCGGCGAACAACCCGAAGTAATTGCGCTGGTCCTTCAGCGTTTGACAGACACTGGGAAAGTTCCTGAAGCTTTGCGTTTGGCTCATTTGATTGGTGCGGCGGTAATTACTGGAGTTAGCGGCAGTTCTGCTTGA
- the glpK gene encoding glycerol kinase, giving the protein MAKKYVAAIDQGTTSTRFIIFDRLGQIICSNQQEHQQIYPQPGWVEHNPEEIWHRTQSVIKNALEIGNIDPKDIAALGITNQRETAIVWDRKTGKPYGNAIVWQDTRTRFICDQLAEVEGKDRFQKRCGLPLATYFSGPKIKWMLDNIPGLREAANQGDAIFGNVDTFLIWHLTGGAHITDVTNASRTMLMDLQTLDWDAETLEIMAIPRQMLPEIRPSSQVFGTAKGLLAGVPIAAALGDQQAALVGQTCFSPGEAKNTYGTGCFMLLNTGEAIVPSKNGLLTTVAYQMGESPAVYALEGSIAIAGALVQWLRDNLGIINTSAEVETLANTVEDSGGVYVVPAFSGLYAPYWKDSARGVIAGLTRYATKAHIARAVLEATAWQTREVLDAMNQDSGVQLLSLKVDGGMVGNHTLMQFQSDVLGVPVVRPVVAETTALGAAYAAGLAVGFWSQLAELRDNWAVDCTWEPKMPIALREQKYRFWKKAVSRTFDWEE; this is encoded by the coding sequence TTGGCAAAAAAATACGTAGCAGCGATCGACCAAGGAACCACCAGTACCAGATTTATCATATTCGATCGCCTGGGACAGATAATATGCAGCAACCAACAAGAACACCAGCAAATCTATCCCCAACCAGGATGGGTTGAGCACAATCCCGAGGAAATTTGGCACCGCACCCAAAGCGTGATTAAAAATGCCCTCGAAATCGGCAATATCGACCCGAAAGATATTGCTGCCCTCGGTATTACGAACCAGCGCGAAACTGCAATTGTTTGGGACAGAAAAACTGGCAAGCCTTACGGCAATGCGATTGTTTGGCAAGATACCCGCACTCGCTTTATTTGCGATCAATTAGCTGAAGTTGAGGGCAAAGATCGATTTCAAAAACGATGCGGTTTGCCGCTGGCTACTTATTTCAGCGGGCCGAAAATTAAGTGGATGCTGGACAATATTCCAGGATTGCGGGAAGCTGCAAATCAAGGAGATGCTATTTTTGGCAATGTGGATACTTTTCTGATTTGGCACCTGACTGGCGGCGCGCACATTACCGATGTTACCAACGCCAGCCGCACGATGCTGATGGATTTGCAAACCCTCGATTGGGATGCCGAAACTTTGGAAATAATGGCAATTCCCCGCCAGATGCTGCCAGAAATTCGCCCTTCGAGTCAAGTTTTTGGAACTGCAAAAGGATTGCTTGCAGGTGTTCCAATTGCTGCTGCTTTGGGCGATCAGCAGGCCGCTCTCGTCGGGCAAACTTGTTTCAGTCCCGGGGAGGCAAAAAATACTTACGGTACGGGCTGTTTTATGCTGCTGAATACTGGTGAGGCGATCGTCCCTTCAAAAAACGGGTTGCTGACAACAGTCGCCTACCAGATGGGGGAATCGCCCGCTGTGTATGCTTTGGAAGGCAGTATTGCGATCGCCGGAGCTCTAGTGCAGTGGCTGCGGGACAATTTGGGCATCATCAACACATCTGCGGAAGTAGAAACATTAGCAAATACAGTCGAAGACAGTGGCGGAGTTTACGTTGTCCCGGCTTTTTCTGGACTCTACGCGCCCTATTGGAAAGACAGTGCCCGGGGAGTAATTGCAGGTTTAACTCGCTACGCGACTAAGGCACACATTGCCCGCGCAGTATTGGAAGCTACAGCCTGGCAAACGCGAGAAGTATTGGATGCGATGAATCAGGATTCGGGTGTGCAGCTTTTGTCTTTAAAAGTAGACGGAGGAATGGTGGGAAATCACACGCTGATGCAGTTTCAGAGTGATGTTTTGGGAGTGCCTGTGGTGCGACCTGTGGTAGCAGAAACTACTGCACTCGGTGCTGCTTATGCGGCCGGTTTGGCGGTGGGTTTTTGGAGTCAGCTAGCCGAATTGCGGGACAATTGGGCTGTGGATTGTACTTGGGAACCAAAAATGCCGATCGCACTTCGCGAACAAAAATATCGCTTTTGGAAAAAAGCAGTTTCCCGCACATTCGATTGGGAAGAATGA
- a CDS encoding cytochrome C6 codes for MISLKNLKKILTAFLLILTLAFVEIATNSQIALADTATNPTTAAEVFSANCAGCHINGSNIIRRGKNLKQKALKKYGMDSIANISNLVINGKGIMPAYKDRLSEQQIIDVSAYVLSQAETDWK; via the coding sequence ATGATTTCGCTAAAGAACTTAAAAAAAATTCTCACCGCCTTTCTATTGATACTGACACTGGCATTTGTAGAAATCGCCACTAATTCCCAAATCGCCCTCGCAGATACAGCTACAAATCCCACAACGGCAGCCGAAGTCTTCAGCGCCAACTGTGCAGGCTGTCACATCAACGGCAGCAACATTATCAGGCGCGGCAAAAACTTGAAACAAAAAGCTTTAAAAAAATACGGTATGGATTCCATCGCCAACATTTCCAACTTAGTAATCAACGGCAAAGGTATTATGCCCGCTTACAAAGATCGTTTATCTGAACAACAAATTATCGATGTTTCAGCTTACGTGCTATCCCAAGCCGAAACCGATTGGAAATAG